Genomic segment of Candidatus Methylomirabilota bacterium:
GGCGGACGGACAGTCGTGGGGGCAGACCGAGAGATGGGTCTCCATGACCTCGCTCAACCCTACCACGCCCGGCGAGGCGACGGGAGCCGCTGTCACCCCTTCAGGTTGAAGAGCGTGGCGGCGTTGGCGCCGAGGAGCTTCCGCTTGAGGTCCGGCGAGAGGGAGGCATACATGAGCCGGCCCTCGCCGATGATCCCGGCGACGATCGGCACCATCGCTTCCTCGGGCTCGAAGGTGTAGAAGCACCGGTCGGAGGCGAGGTGCTCGGCCGGATCGCGCGTTCCCGCCGGAAGCTGGTCGGGGAAGAGCTCGTAGTGCTCGTGGAGGCGCTCGGCCAGGTAGGATCGCGCACTCCTTTCCGGTGTCGCGGGACTCACGGGACGAGGACCAGCCGGGCCCCCAGGGCCTGCTGCTCGTCGAGAGGGCCCACCGGCCCGGCCGTGGTCTTGAGCGTCGCCGCCCAGGGCGAGGGTCCCCGGGTCCGCAGCCAGTCTTCCAGCGGCCCCCGCGAGCCGGTCGGAGCCACGAACTCGAAGCGATGGGGACCGATCGAGAGGCCGACCCCGGCGGCGTCGAGGTCGCCACGTCGGACGACCTCCCCCGGGGTCCCGAGGACCGCTGCATACCACGACCGCACGGTCGCGACGTCCTCGACCGCCACCGTCACCGTGGCGATGCCGGTGACGTGGTTCCGATGGCGCGTCTCCCGCGGGACCCGCTCGTCGCGGGGCGTCTCGTCCTGGATCAGGAACGGCGCCACCCCGCGATGACGGCTGCGCGGAATCGACAGGACCCAGTGGAGCGTGTATCCGTCCGGCCGTACCCGACTCAGCGGGCGCGGATCCTGGATGTCCACGCCGGCCCGCCGGAAGGCCGCCGTGTCCGCCGCCAGGTCGTCGGTAGCCAGGCAGAAGTCGACCAGCCCCCCGCCTTGCTGGAGCGGCGCCCACCAGCGGTGCTCGGGGCTCGGCTCGTAGAAGGCGATCAGCTCGAGGTACGCGCCGTCGGCGAAGGCGATGAGGGCGTTGTGGGTGCCGATCGGATGCCGGCCGCCCGGGATCACCGTGAAGCCGAGACCGGCGTAGCTCGCGCTCGCGGTCTGGAGGTCGGGGACCGCGACGACGAGGTGGTCGATCCCGGTCAGCATCGGGCGTCAGCCGCCCGGCGCCGCCAGGGCCGGCGCCACCTCGTCGAGAAAGCGCGTGAGCTGTCCCCGCTGGTCCCACGAGCTGAGGCGGAGCGTGATGTGCTGGAGCCCGGCCTCCGCGTAGGCGCGGAGCGCCGCGATGCACTGTCGCGGGCTTCCGGCGGCGGTCCAGGCCTCCACGAAGGCCGGGGAGAACTTCGTGGAATAGTAGGCGTCGAGAAAGACCCGGCTCTCTTCGAGCGCGGCCTGGCGGTCGTCGTTGATGTTGAGGTTGTGGTAGAGGGCGCTGCCGAGCCGCGCCGGGTCCCGGCCCTCTTCGCGGGCGAGCGCCCTGATGCGCGCCCATTGCGTCCGGAACTCCGCCGGGCTGACCTTGTTGGTCATCCACCCGTCGGCCAGGCGAGCCACGCGGCGATAGTTCCGGTCGACCGCGGCCTCGGAGGCACTGCCGCCCCCT
This window contains:
- a CDS encoding VOC family protein, whose product is MLTGIDHLVVAVPDLQTASASYAGLGFTVIPGGRHPIGTHNALIAFADGAYLELIAFYEPSPEHRWWAPLQQGGGLVDFCLATDDLAADTAAFRRAGVDIQDPRPLSRVRPDGYTLHWVLSIPRSRHRGVAPFLIQDETPRDERVPRETRHRNHVTGIATVTVAVEDVATVRSWYAAVLGTPGEVVRRGDLDAAGVGLSIGPHRFEFVAPTGSRGPLEDWLRTRGPSPWAATLKTTAGPVGPLDEQQALGARLVLVP